A part of Candidatus Diapherotrites archaeon genomic DNA contains:
- the spt4 gene encoding transcription elongation factor subunit Spt4 has protein sequence MNKGKACRECRKVIEEGEKCPNCGSTAFTTFWRGYVIIIDPEKSEIAKKMGIQTIGKHALRLSR, from the coding sequence ATGAATAAAGGAAAAGCCTGCCGTGAATGCAGGAAAGTAATAGAAGAAGGGGAAAAGTGCCCTAACTGCGGAAGCACTGCATTCACAACATTCTGGAGAGGATACGTAATAATAATAGACCCAGAAAAATCAGAGATAGCAAAAAAAATGGGAATACAAACAATAGGAAAGCATGCTTTAAGGTTAAGCAGATGA
- a CDS encoding 30S ribosomal protein S6e → MQLVLSDPKTGKAYSKKIESPALFLNKKIGEEIKLDSVGLEGYTAKIKGGSDKQGFPMNQSIQGSIRKKIFTGKTTGFRPKRKGERTRKSVRGNIISSEIEQVNLTVTTYGSKPLSEILGKEPKVEEKKESVKEQMIKESLETVGKEGLAEEAKKVKGKVKR, encoded by the coding sequence ATGCAATTGGTGTTAAGTGATCCTAAAACAGGAAAAGCTTACAGCAAAAAAATTGAGTCTCCTGCATTATTCTTGAACAAGAAAATAGGGGAGGAAATAAAACTGGATTCAGTAGGACTGGAAGGATACACAGCAAAAATAAAAGGCGGCTCAGACAAACAAGGCTTTCCAATGAACCAGAGCATCCAGGGAAGCATAAGAAAAAAGATATTCACTGGAAAAACAACAGGCTTCAGGCCAAAAAGAAAAGGAGAAAGAACAAGGAAAAGCGTTAGAGGAAACATCATAAGCAGCGAAATAGAGCAAGTGAATTTGACAGTAACAACATATGGAAGCAAGCCCTTAAGCGAAATCCTTGGAAAAGAACCAAAGGTTGAAGAGAAAAAAGAGTCAGTTAAAGAGCAAATGATAAAGGAGTCACTTGAAACAGTAGGAAAAGAGGGATTAGCAGAAGAAGCAAAGAAAGTAAAAGGAAAAGTAAAAAGGTAA
- a CDS encoding bifunctional N(6)-L-threonylcarbamoyladenine synthase/serine/threonine protein kinase: MLALGIESTAHTYSVGIVDKKCNVLANEKKSYTSKDAGIHPREAADAHYRNAPELVTAAMQKAGIEFNELDLIAFSRGPGLGPCLRVGAVTARTLALIHNLPLLGVNHCIAHIEIGREKCKCKDPIIVYASGANTQITGYESGYYRIYGETLDIGIGNLLDASGRELGLGFPAGPIIDEMYFKAKELVELPYSVKGMDLVFSGLLTAAAQKIGREKKEELAFSLMHNAFAMLSEVAERALAHTEKKQLMLTGGVAASKALQEMMQKMCSARKAEFFVCPRELATDNAAMIAWQGLIEFKAGNKMKVRESYIRPKERTDQVKVNWR, encoded by the coding sequence ATGCTTGCTCTAGGAATTGAAAGCACAGCACATACATACTCAGTGGGGATAGTGGACAAAAAATGCAATGTGCTTGCAAACGAAAAAAAGAGTTATACATCAAAAGATGCAGGAATCCATCCAAGAGAGGCAGCAGATGCACACTACAGGAATGCACCTGAGCTAGTCACAGCAGCAATGCAGAAGGCAGGAATAGAATTCAATGAATTGGATTTAATTGCTTTCTCCCGCGGTCCAGGGCTAGGGCCATGCTTAAGGGTTGGGGCAGTAACAGCAAGAACACTCGCACTTATACATAACCTCCCTTTGCTTGGGGTCAACCATTGCATTGCGCACATTGAAATTGGGAGAGAGAAATGCAAATGCAAAGACCCGATAATTGTTTATGCTTCTGGGGCAAATACCCAGATTACAGGCTATGAGTCAGGCTATTACAGGATTTACGGCGAAACATTAGACATTGGAATTGGAAACCTGCTTGATGCTTCCGGAAGGGAATTGGGATTGGGTTTTCCTGCCGGGCCAATAATAGATGAAATGTATTTCAAGGCAAAAGAATTGGTTGAACTGCCTTATTCTGTGAAGGGAATGGATTTGGTTTTTTCAGGCCTGCTTACTGCTGCAGCACAAAAAATTGGAAGAGAAAAAAAAGAGGAATTGGCTTTCAGTTTAATGCATAATGCCTTTGCAATGCTCTCAGAGGTAGCAGAAAGGGCTTTGGCCCACACAGAAAAAAAGCAATTAATGCTTACTGGGGGGGTTGCAGCTTCAAAGGCATTGCAGGAAATGATGCAGAAAATGTGCAGTGCTAGAAAAGCAGAATTTTTTGTCTGCCCCAGAGAACTGGCCACAGACAATGCAGCAATGATTGCATGGCAGGGCCTGATTGAATTCAAGGCAGGCAACAAAATGAAAGTGCGGGAAAGCTACATAAGGCCTAAAGAGAGGACAGATCAAGTAAAGGTGAACTGGCGCTGA
- a CDS encoding 30S ribosomal protein S27ae, giving the protein MAAEKKEKKKKKQKKSEFYEEKEEGLKRKKLFCPKCGSGVFMAEHKDRYHCGKCSYTEWKRQGEKK; this is encoded by the coding sequence ATGGCCGCAGAAAAAAAAGAAAAGAAAAAGAAAAAACAAAAGAAATCAGAATTCTATGAAGAAAAAGAAGAAGGCCTGAAAAGAAAGAAACTCTTCTGCCCTAAATGCGGTTCAGGCGTCTTCATGGCAGAACACAAGGACAGGTATCACTGCGGGAAATGCTCTTACACAGAATGGAAGAGGCAAGGTGAAAAAAAATAA
- the grpE gene encoding nucleotide exchange factor GrpE: MFGKEQEQKGREEKKSKKEGLEKELLETKAKLQEYTESLQRLQAEFENFKKRIEKEKKEFMEYSNAGLIAKILPVIDSIDAAVKHFKETGNTKKEDFIKGIELIRKQLMETLEKEGLKEIKSKEEKFDPLYHEAMICCEDKEKENHKIIEELQKGYMLWEKVLRHSKVKINKLKEEKEIEKEKIVEGGKQNGSKEESKNSKT, encoded by the coding sequence TTGTTTGGAAAAGAGCAGGAACAGAAAGGCAGAGAGGAAAAAAAGAGCAAAAAAGAGGGATTAGAGAAAGAATTACTGGAAACAAAAGCCAAATTGCAGGAATACACTGAAAGCCTTCAAAGGCTTCAGGCTGAATTCGAGAACTTCAAGAAAAGGATTGAGAAAGAGAAGAAAGAATTCATGGAATACAGCAATGCAGGCCTCATAGCAAAAATCCTTCCAGTAATTGACTCAATTGATGCAGCAGTAAAACACTTTAAGGAAACAGGCAATACAAAAAAAGAGGATTTCATCAAAGGAATTGAATTAATAAGAAAGCAGTTAATGGAGACCTTAGAGAAAGAGGGTCTCAAAGAAATCAAGAGCAAAGAAGAAAAATTTGATCCTTTATACCATGAAGCAATGATATGCTGTGAGGACAAGGAAAAAGAGAACCACAAAATAATAGAGGAATTGCAGAAGGGATATATGCTGTGGGAAAAGGTGTTAAGGCATTCAAAGGTCAAAATCAATAAATTAAAAGAGGAAAAAGAAATTGAAAAAGAAAAAATTGTTGAAGGAGGAAAGCAAAATGGAAGCAAAGAAGAAAGCAAAAATAGTAAAACCTAA
- the purM gene encoding phosphoribosylformylglycinamidine cyclo-ligase codes for MKLKELSYAQAGVDRKERDKAKDFSLLQRIQPKDSIRTPFNTLFPLKGTDLYYTFCSDGIGTKVLLAQLAGRHDTIGIDGVAMVVNDVIRCGAKPESMVNAIDIKKSEPLLLQEIIKGINAGALEAECPVIGGETADVPELIKGVSENPYHINFACIGIAEKEKIIYGNNLEKGDLIIGLESNGVHSNGISLVRKVLFKEWNGCYEKAYYSEELKAKVLDEVLKPTKIYVKPVLKAMQKSEVKGAAHITGDAYLKFNKFFPFNPKIGFEFELNKVKPIFLFIQNSAKGIGRKITEEEMLKTFNMGWGFALITAKEKGEQLIKLLEREKINAEKIGKITGRKGRIEVKLKGKKVELK; via the coding sequence ATGAAATTGAAGGAATTATCTTACGCGCAGGCAGGGGTGGACAGGAAAGAAAGGGATAAGGCAAAAGACTTCTCCCTCCTGCAGAGAATTCAGCCCAAGGATTCAATTAGAACGCCCTTCAATACACTCTTCCCTCTTAAGGGAACAGATTTATATTACACTTTCTGCTCTGATGGAATAGGAACAAAAGTCCTGCTTGCGCAACTGGCTGGAAGGCACGATACAATTGGAATTGACGGGGTTGCAATGGTGGTGAATGATGTAATAAGGTGTGGGGCAAAACCTGAGAGCATGGTGAATGCAATAGATATAAAGAAATCAGAGCCATTGCTCCTGCAGGAAATAATTAAAGGGATAAATGCTGGGGCCCTGGAAGCAGAATGCCCTGTGATTGGAGGAGAAACAGCAGACGTTCCAGAACTCATAAAAGGAGTCAGCGAAAATCCCTATCATATAAATTTTGCTTGCATTGGAATTGCGGAAAAAGAGAAAATAATTTACGGAAACAATCTGGAGAAGGGCGACCTAATAATTGGGCTGGAGAGCAATGGAGTGCACAGCAATGGAATAAGTTTGGTGAGAAAAGTATTGTTCAAGGAATGGAACGGCTGCTATGAAAAAGCGTATTACAGTGAAGAATTGAAAGCAAAGGTATTGGATGAAGTTCTCAAACCAACAAAAATTTATGTGAAGCCCGTTCTCAAGGCAATGCAAAAAAGCGAAGTAAAGGGGGCAGCACATATCACGGGGGACGCTTACTTGAAGTTCAACAAATTCTTTCCCTTCAACCCGAAAATAGGGTTTGAATTTGAGTTGAATAAAGTAAAACCAATATTCCTTTTCATTCAAAACAGCGCGAAAGGGATTGGAAGAAAAATTACAGAAGAAGAAATGCTCAAGACATTCAATATGGGTTGGGGATTTGCATTAATCACAGCAAAAGAGAAAGGAGAGCAATTAATCAAACTGCTTGAAAGAGAAAAAATCAATGCTGAAAAAATTGGGAAAATCACTGGCAGGAAAGGAAGGATTGAAGTAAAGCTCAAGGGAAAGAAAGTAGAATTAAAGTAA
- a CDS encoding M50 family metallopeptidase, which produces MPKISFHWVFFPGMIFHELSHYTACLFLGVKVRKVKLFGVEEAFVVHDKPNAWKAVIIALAPFILGSFFALIFIAFGFSLLAVLNPFGLIFVWFALALVFYSFPSLHDSKNAFDSVAEFYSKNIFKGNLFKRLFWLITLPFVFIPLILVLGIMLAFNYSSKLRLLWIVLILVFSLYPPYSERFLSYINDLVSMIGRFLLG; this is translated from the coding sequence ATGCCTAAGATTTCTTTTCATTGGGTCTTCTTCCCAGGGATGATTTTCCATGAGTTAAGCCATTATACTGCATGCCTTTTTTTGGGGGTTAAGGTAAGGAAAGTGAAATTGTTTGGGGTTGAAGAAGCTTTTGTGGTGCACGATAAGCCTAATGCATGGAAGGCAGTAATAATTGCCTTGGCACCTTTTATTTTAGGAAGCTTTTTTGCCTTGATTTTTATTGCATTTGGCTTCTCTTTGCTTGCAGTGCTCAATCCCTTCGGCCTGATTTTCGTGTGGTTTGCCTTGGCTTTAGTATTCTATTCTTTTCCTTCCCTGCATGACTCGAAGAATGCCTTTGATTCTGTTGCAGAATTTTATTCAAAGAATATTTTTAAGGGCAATTTGTTCAAGAGGCTTTTCTGGCTCATTACCCTGCCTTTTGTTTTCATTCCATTAATCTTGGTTTTGGGGATAATGCTGGCGTTCAATTATTCTTCCAAGCTCAGGCTGCTCTGGATAGTTTTGATCCTGGTTTTTTCCTTGTATCCGCCTTACTCCGAGAGATTCCTTTCTTATATTAATGATTTGGTTTCAATGATAGGAAGATTTTTATTAGGGTGA
- a CDS encoding DNA-directed RNA polymerase, translating into MYAMITLKDTVRVPPKEFGGKLDNAVLKILREDYEGLVDESIGVIISIIEVLKTGDGKVIPGDGAAYYETEFNALVYKPEIQEVVEGTITEITEFGAFLRTGPIEGLIHVSQVMNDYINYDAKAPAFIGKETGKKLVVEDEVTARIATVSLKGSIPNSKIGLTMRQLGLGKEEWLAADLKRKDKKEREEKRRKKEEKKPAAKKSEKK; encoded by the coding sequence ATGTACGCCATGATAACACTCAAAGACACTGTAAGGGTCCCACCAAAAGAATTTGGGGGAAAACTGGACAATGCAGTCCTTAAAATTCTCAGGGAAGACTATGAAGGGTTAGTTGACGAAAGCATAGGAGTAATAATCTCAATAATTGAAGTGCTCAAGACAGGCGACGGAAAAGTCATTCCAGGAGACGGGGCAGCATACTACGAAACAGAATTCAATGCATTAGTCTACAAGCCTGAAATACAAGAGGTAGTAGAAGGAACAATAACAGAAATAACAGAATTCGGCGCCTTCCTGAGAACAGGGCCAATTGAAGGGCTCATCCATGTAAGCCAGGTAATGAACGACTACATAAATTACGACGCCAAAGCCCCTGCATTCATAGGAAAAGAAACAGGAAAGAAATTGGTTGTGGAAGACGAGGTTACAGCAAGGATAGCAACAGTAAGCCTCAAAGGAAGCATTCCAAACTCAAAGATAGGCCTCACAATGAGACAGCTGGGGCTAGGGAAAGAGGAATGGCTTGCAGCAGACCTGAAAAGAAAAGACAAAAAAGAAAGAGAAGAAAAGAGAAGAAAAAAAGAAGAAAAAAAGCCTGCAGCAAAAAAAAGCGAAAAGAAATAA
- the dnaK gene encoding molecular chaperone DnaK — translation MAKEKIVGIDLGTSNSAAAVLEAGRPVIIPSAEGTTAYGKAFPSYVAFTKDGQMLVGEPARRQAISNPEGTITAAKRKMGTDFKYKIFGKEYTPQQISAFLLQKIKRDAEAFLGEPIKKAVITCPAYFDDNQRQATKDAGSIAGLEVVRIINEPTAASLAYGLDKQVKEQKILVFDLGGGTLDVTIMEFGNGVFEVKSTSGDTQLGGTDMDNIVMEWIVREFKKIEGADLMKDKMAVQRVKEAAEKAKIELSNVLETEINLPYITATPEGPKHLVMKLNRAKLEELIAPIIKRCEHPVNQALADAKLTPAEIGRIILVGGPTRMPVVQKFVEKIIGKKVERGVDPMECVAMGAAIQAGVLAGEIKDVLLLDVTPLSLGIETLGGVFTKLIERNTTIPTRKSQVFSTAADNQTAVDIHVLQGERPIAAGNKTLGRFQLIGIPPAPRGIPQIEVTFDIDANGIVHVTAKDLGTGKSQKITIVASQKLNEEEVERMRKEAESFAEEDKKRKGEAETLNEADAIVYSTERLLKDMEGKVSQSKLEKIKKKNEELKKEMESEEKNIPAIRRKLDELNQLVQEASIELYQKGKRPEGEEKGEQTGEEPREGPGDDNVVDADYTVEDEDNKKK, via the coding sequence ATGGCAAAAGAAAAGATCGTAGGGATAGACTTAGGCACATCGAACTCTGCGGCAGCAGTATTAGAGGCTGGAAGACCCGTGATAATTCCAAGCGCTGAAGGAACAACAGCCTACGGAAAAGCGTTTCCCTCTTATGTTGCTTTCACTAAAGACGGGCAAATGCTTGTAGGAGAGCCTGCAAGAAGGCAGGCTATAAGCAATCCCGAAGGCACAATCACTGCAGCCAAAAGGAAAATGGGAACTGACTTCAAGTACAAGATTTTCGGGAAAGAATATACCCCACAACAGATTTCTGCTTTCCTGCTCCAGAAAATAAAGAGGGACGCAGAAGCATTTTTAGGAGAGCCAATAAAAAAAGCTGTAATAACCTGCCCTGCATACTTTGACGACAACCAGAGGCAGGCCACAAAAGACGCCGGATCAATTGCAGGATTGGAGGTAGTGAGAATAATTAATGAGCCTACGGCAGCTTCTCTTGCATATGGATTAGACAAGCAAGTGAAAGAACAGAAAATCCTTGTATTCGATTTAGGCGGGGGCACATTAGACGTGACAATAATGGAATTTGGCAATGGAGTGTTTGAGGTAAAAAGCACTTCAGGAGACACCCAGTTAGGCGGAACAGACATGGATAATATTGTAATGGAATGGATTGTAAGGGAATTCAAGAAAATAGAGGGAGCAGACTTAATGAAAGACAAGATGGCAGTGCAGAGGGTGAAAGAGGCAGCAGAGAAAGCAAAAATTGAATTAAGCAATGTGCTTGAAACAGAAATAAACCTGCCTTATATTACTGCTACACCTGAAGGGCCAAAGCACTTGGTAATGAAATTGAACAGGGCAAAATTAGAGGAATTAATTGCGCCGATAATAAAGAGATGCGAGCACCCAGTGAACCAGGCGCTTGCTGACGCCAAGCTGACTCCGGCAGAAATCGGAAGAATCATTTTGGTTGGAGGCCCTACAAGAATGCCTGTAGTGCAAAAGTTTGTGGAAAAAATAATTGGAAAAAAAGTGGAAAGAGGTGTTGACCCCATGGAATGCGTTGCAATGGGTGCAGCGATCCAGGCAGGAGTGCTTGCAGGAGAAATAAAGGATGTACTGCTATTGGATGTAACGCCTTTAAGCCTTGGAATTGAAACCTTGGGAGGGGTATTCACAAAACTGATTGAAAGGAATACTACAATACCGACAAGGAAAAGCCAGGTGTTCAGCACAGCAGCAGACAACCAGACTGCAGTGGACATTCATGTCCTGCAAGGTGAAAGGCCTATTGCAGCAGGAAACAAGACATTAGGGAGATTCCAGTTAATTGGAATTCCTCCTGCTCCAAGAGGCATTCCACAAATTGAAGTAACATTCGATATTGATGCCAATGGAATTGTGCACGTGACAGCAAAAGACTTGGGCACAGGCAAAAGCCAAAAAATAACAATTGTGGCATCACAGAAATTGAACGAAGAAGAAGTAGAAAGAATGAGAAAAGAGGCGGAAAGCTTTGCAGAAGAAGACAAGAAAAGGAAAGGTGAAGCAGAAACATTAAATGAAGCTGACGCAATAGTTTACAGCACTGAAAGACTGCTTAAAGACATGGAAGGAAAAGTCTCTCAAAGCAAATTAGAGAAGATAAAGAAGAAAAACGAGGAATTAAAGAAAGAAATGGAATCAGAAGAAAAAAATATTCCCGCGATAAGGAGAAAACTGGATGAGCTGAACCAATTAGTGCAAGAGGCATCAATTGAATTATACCAGAAAGGCAAGAGACCCGAAGGAGAAGAAAAGGGCGAACAAACAGGAGAAGAACCGAGAGAAGGCCCGGGAGACGACAATGTTGTAGATGCAGATTATACAGTGGAAGACGAAGACAACAAAAAGAAATAA
- a CDS encoding zinc-ribbon domain-containing protein, producing MNVSCTHCGKKFELEPEIYEEGDTVECPECGTELSVVKKGKKITVIKSFEEALPEEDLGEEEFGEEYQGTE from the coding sequence ATGAATGTAAGCTGCACTCACTGCGGGAAAAAATTCGAATTAGAACCAGAGATATATGAAGAAGGCGACACAGTGGAATGCCCTGAGTGCGGCACAGAGCTTTCGGTTGTAAAGAAAGGAAAAAAGATCACAGTAATAAAATCATTTGAAGAAGCCCTTCCTGAAGAGGACCTGGGCGAAGAAGAATTCGGCGAAGAATACCAGGGAACAGAATAA
- a CDS encoding CPBP family intramembrane glutamic endopeptidase: MDAFLIGFPILYIKRKKKLNIKKELSLNFFGKKDFALKTTELLLLLIIISIMINVALTILSLNDMAKVTQKISVTAPILLAYLFIVRVTAEEWFFRGFLVKQIGVMGSSIAFAAVHVFYFSVAEVIGAFLLGLVLAHYFKKNNTLYPNIIAHIAYNLFTFFF, translated from the coding sequence TTGGACGCATTCTTGATAGGATTCCCAATACTTTACATTAAAAGAAAAAAAAAATTAAACATAAAAAAAGAGCTCTCCCTCAACTTTTTCGGGAAAAAAGATTTCGCACTCAAAACAACAGAACTGCTGCTGCTCCTCATAATTATTTCAATCATGATTAATGTCGCCCTGACAATACTTTCATTGAATGACATGGCAAAAGTCACCCAAAAGATTTCAGTCACAGCACCAATACTCCTGGCTTACCTGTTCATAGTGAGGGTGACAGCAGAGGAATGGTTCTTTAGAGGCTTCCTAGTAAAACAAATAGGGGTTATGGGCTCAAGCATTGCCTTTGCTGCAGTGCATGTATTCTATTTCTCGGTTGCAGAAGTAATAGGTGCCTTCCTATTAGGGCTTGTGCTGGCACACTACTTCAAGAAAAATAATACTCTTTACCCTAACATCATAGCACACATTGCATACAATCTGTTCACATTTTTCTTTTGA
- a CDS encoding PIN domain-containing protein encodes MESSSKTKIALDTNFLLSVSELRKDLVEEIRKEFGARAEIIAPEAVIKEIERLKERDKSTAKKCRIALELIKKKKIRVLKGKKENADKELIELSMKGFIIATNDSMLKKEIRMLGGKNLFLRKKTLIEIQ; translated from the coding sequence TTGGAATCATCAAGTAAAACAAAAATTGCCTTGGACACAAACTTCCTTCTCTCAGTAAGCGAATTAAGGAAGGATTTGGTAGAGGAAATCAGGAAAGAATTTGGGGCAAGAGCAGAAATAATTGCGCCTGAAGCAGTAATAAAAGAAATAGAAAGATTGAAGGAAAGAGACAAAAGCACAGCAAAAAAATGCAGGATTGCATTAGAACTAATAAAAAAGAAGAAAATCAGGGTATTAAAAGGAAAAAAGGAAAATGCAGATAAAGAATTAATTGAATTAAGCATGAAAGGATTTATTATAGCAACAAACGATTCAATGCTAAAGAAAGAAATAAGAATGCTTGGAGGCAAAAATTTATTTTTAAGAAAGAAAACCTTAATTGAAATCCAATAA
- the rps24e gene encoding 30S ribosomal protein S24e — translation MEVKIIKEQNNPLLKRTEIEFESEAFKATPKIQELREKIAAKTGKDSELIAIVTVKQEFGAQKAKGKAHSYETKEQLKKVELPYVLAKNFGKEKEKLKKIRENKKAEKEKKKLEKGKTKKK, via the coding sequence ATGGAAGTAAAAATAATTAAAGAACAAAACAATCCATTGCTAAAAAGAACAGAAATAGAATTCGAATCAGAAGCCTTTAAGGCAACCCCAAAGATACAAGAACTAAGGGAAAAAATAGCAGCAAAAACAGGAAAAGACAGCGAATTAATTGCAATAGTGACAGTAAAACAGGAGTTCGGCGCACAAAAAGCAAAGGGAAAAGCACACTCCTACGAAACAAAAGAGCAATTAAAGAAGGTGGAGCTCCCTTACGTCCTGGCAAAAAACTTCGGCAAGGAAAAGGAAAAACTGAAAAAAATAAGGGAAAACAAAAAGGCAGAAAAAGAAAAGAAAAAGCTTGAAAAAGGAAAAACAAAAAAGAAATAA
- a CDS encoding L-threonylcarbamoyladenylate synthase, whose product MAEIIKAKELNKRALKKIIEKLRKGSTIIYPTETCYGIGCSIKSKKAIERIYSIKGRKKGKPFPILFAAMKNAGKIAVITREAEKLAGRFMPGPLNLIVEKKGSKGSTICFRIPGNKIAFALAKGLNEGLISTSCNKSGEKEAYSARKAIKEFSGKVDIIIDAGPLPKRKPSTVYDIKAGKALREGKIKERKIIKVLKAKK is encoded by the coding sequence ATGGCTGAAATAATTAAAGCAAAAGAATTGAATAAAAGAGCCCTGAAAAAAATAATTGAAAAATTAAGGAAAGGGTCAACAATAATTTACCCCACAGAAACATGCTATGGCATAGGCTGCAGCATTAAGTCAAAAAAAGCAATAGAAAGGATTTATTCAATCAAAGGAAGAAAAAAAGGAAAGCCTTTCCCAATACTTTTTGCAGCCATGAAAAATGCAGGAAAAATTGCGGTAATAACAAGAGAAGCAGAAAAGCTTGCCGGCAGATTCATGCCAGGCCCACTTAATTTAATTGTAGAAAAAAAGGGAAGCAAAGGAAGCACTATCTGTTTTAGGATTCCAGGCAACAAAATAGCCTTTGCCCTGGCAAAAGGGCTGAATGAAGGATTAATAAGCACTTCATGCAACAAATCAGGGGAGAAAGAGGCTTACTCTGCAAGAAAAGCAATAAAAGAATTTTCCGGCAAAGTAGATATTATAATAGACGCCGGGCCATTGCCAAAAAGAAAGCCCTCAACAGTATACGACATAAAAGCAGGAAAGGCTTTAAGGGAAGGAAAAATAAAAGAGAGAAAAATAATTAAAGTTTTAAAGGCAAAAAAATGA
- a CDS encoding translation initiation factor IF-2 subunit gamma, producing MKKEEKKAEAKQAEVNIGLIGHVDHGKTSITYALSGKWTDTHSEEIKRGISIRLGYADTTFYKCTKCKGAEAFTTKENCPNCKGKALELRKVSFVDAPGHETLMTTMLSGAALMHGAILVIAANEPCPQPRTVEHLMALQIAEIKNIVVAQNKIDLVDRQAALENYNQIKEFLKEYGYENAPIIPTAAHFGTNIDLLIEAIEKNIPTPKFDKKKPLKMYVARSFDINKPGAKPEKIQGGVLGGTIIQGTVKEGGEIELSPGFEEKKLKAKVVQISISDGIIREASPGGLIAIKTLLDPSLTKNDQMKGQVIGAIDSLPEATRKLKLKIEYFKRQIKLKENELKLNETIVASIGTAATLGVITSIKKDEIELTLKSGVMAEKDQKVALSKKENMRWRLTAIGIIK from the coding sequence ATGAAAAAAGAAGAAAAAAAGGCAGAGGCAAAACAGGCAGAGGTAAACATAGGGCTTATTGGCCATGTAGACCACGGCAAAACGTCAATTACTTACGCGTTAAGCGGGAAATGGACTGACACCCATTCAGAGGAAATAAAGAGAGGAATTTCAATAAGATTAGGCTATGCGGACACAACCTTCTACAAGTGCACTAAATGCAAGGGAGCAGAAGCATTCACAACAAAAGAAAACTGCCCCAACTGCAAAGGAAAAGCATTAGAATTAAGGAAAGTAAGCTTTGTTGACGCTCCAGGACACGAAACATTAATGACCACAATGCTTTCGGGCGCAGCACTAATGCACGGCGCAATATTGGTTATAGCGGCAAACGAGCCCTGCCCTCAGCCGAGAACAGTAGAACACCTGATGGCATTGCAGATAGCAGAAATAAAAAATATTGTGGTAGCGCAAAATAAGATTGACTTAGTGGACAGGCAGGCAGCATTAGAAAACTACAACCAAATAAAAGAATTCCTGAAAGAGTACGGCTATGAAAACGCCCCAATAATTCCGACTGCAGCGCACTTCGGCACAAACATTGACTTGTTAATAGAAGCAATAGAGAAAAATATTCCAACACCAAAATTCGACAAAAAAAAGCCATTGAAAATGTATGTTGCAAGGTCTTTTGACATAAACAAGCCTGGCGCAAAGCCTGAAAAAATTCAAGGAGGAGTGCTTGGAGGCACAATAATACAAGGCACAGTAAAAGAAGGGGGCGAAATAGAATTAAGCCCTGGGTTTGAAGAAAAAAAATTAAAGGCAAAGGTTGTGCAGATAAGCATAAGTGACGGCATAATAAGAGAGGCGTCACCAGGAGGCCTGATAGCAATAAAGACCCTTCTTGACCCTTCGCTCACAAAAAACGACCAAATGAAAGGCCAGGTAATAGGCGCAATAGACAGCCTTCCTGAAGCAACAAGAAAACTGAAATTGAAGATAGAATACTTCAAAAGGCAGATAAAATTAAAGGAAAATGAACTGAAATTGAACGAAACAATTGTTGCAAGCATTGGCACAGCAGCAACTTTAGGTGTAATAACTTCAATTAAAAAAGATGAAATTGAATTGACGCTAAAATCAGGGGTAATGGCAGAAAAAGACCAAAAAGTGGCATTAAGCAAAAAAGAAAACATGAGATGGAGGCTAACAGCAATTGGAATCATCAAGTAA